In Bacillus toyonensis BCT-7112, a single window of DNA contains:
- the hisD gene encoding histidinol dehydrogenase encodes MEIIYEDFKEALSKIKVLRENANIIEETVQRSVREIVQNVRESKDEALSFYTKKLDGADVKTFRVSEEEIKQASAFVELSFLEALQEAKKNIISYHEKQKRQSMFDCESDGIIRGQLIRPLENVGVYVPGGKASYPSSVLMNVLPAKLAGVKKIVMVTPPRQGGIDPHILTAAGLAGVDEVYMAGGAQAIAALAYGTESIPKVDKIVGPGNLYVALAKREVYGIVNIDMIAGPSEIVVIADETGNAKYIAADLLSQAEHDERATAICITTNIELAKEVGREIERQLETLPRSEIARESIKRNGAIFIVSSLDEALKLSNEIAPEHLELHIKEPMNALAYVKHAGSIFLGPYAPEPLGDYLAGPNHVLPTSGTARFFSPLSVDDFVKKSSFLSYTEEALKNVQHHIVELANKEGLYAHARAVQMRFEEEE; translated from the coding sequence ATGGAGATCATTTATGAAGACTTCAAGGAGGCATTATCCAAAATAAAAGTGTTGCGAGAAAACGCTAATATAATAGAAGAAACTGTTCAAAGAAGTGTAAGGGAAATCGTTCAAAACGTAAGAGAAAGTAAAGATGAGGCTTTATCTTTCTATACAAAAAAGCTTGATGGTGCGGATGTTAAAACTTTTCGTGTAAGTGAAGAAGAAATAAAACAAGCAAGTGCATTTGTAGAACTTTCTTTTTTAGAGGCGCTACAAGAGGCGAAGAAAAACATTATCTCATATCATGAAAAGCAAAAGAGGCAATCTATGTTTGATTGCGAAAGTGATGGGATAATTAGAGGGCAGCTCATTAGACCGTTAGAAAATGTAGGTGTATATGTGCCAGGCGGGAAGGCATCGTATCCCTCTTCAGTATTAATGAATGTATTGCCAGCCAAACTGGCAGGTGTGAAAAAAATTGTAATGGTAACACCGCCAAGGCAAGGAGGAATTGACCCGCATATATTAACTGCCGCAGGTCTTGCAGGTGTAGATGAAGTTTATATGGCTGGTGGTGCCCAGGCAATCGCTGCTTTAGCGTATGGGACGGAATCGATTCCGAAAGTGGATAAAATAGTTGGACCGGGAAATTTGTACGTTGCTTTAGCGAAGCGAGAAGTATACGGAATAGTAAATATCGATATGATTGCTGGGCCATCAGAAATTGTAGTTATCGCTGATGAAACAGGCAATGCCAAATATATCGCTGCTGATTTATTATCGCAAGCAGAACATGACGAGAGGGCAACAGCGATTTGTATTACAACGAATATAGAACTAGCTAAAGAAGTAGGAAGAGAGATAGAAAGACAGTTAGAAACATTACCAAGAAGTGAAATCGCTCGTGAATCAATAAAAAGAAATGGAGCCATTTTTATCGTTTCTTCTTTAGATGAGGCACTAAAGTTATCAAATGAAATAGCTCCAGAACATTTAGAGTTACATATAAAAGAGCCAATGAATGCTCTAGCTTATGTGAAACATGCAGGCTCTATTTTCCTTGGGCCATATGCACCAGAGCCGCTCGGCGATTATTTGGCAGGACCGAATCACGTTTTACCGACAAGTGGAACAGCAAGATTTTTCTCCCCGTTATCAGTCGATGATTTCGTAAAAAAATCAAGCTTTCTTTCTTATACAGAGGAAGCGTTAAAAAATGTACAACATCATATTGTAGAACTTGCAAATAAAGAAGGTTTATATGCACACGCAAGAGCAGTCCAAATGAGATTTGAGGAGGAAGAATAA
- the hisG gene encoding ATP phosphoribosyltransferase, with protein sequence MRNIQIALTKGRLEKHVIPLFEKIGIDCSELKDKGRKLVFQSKNTNISFILVKAVDVATYVEHGVADIGIVGKDILMENEKDIYEMLDLGVGMCKFCVASIPTYNPKSYRKKRIATKYPHITSNYFHEKGEDVEIIKIEGSVEIAPLLGLVDAIVDIVETGKTLQENGLIVFEEMYSISARMIVNKAALKTKKDEIFSIINVMEQEILSGK encoded by the coding sequence ATGCGTAACATTCAAATTGCGTTAACGAAAGGAAGATTAGAGAAACATGTTATTCCGCTGTTTGAGAAAATTGGAATTGATTGTTCAGAGCTTAAAGATAAAGGGAGAAAGCTTGTCTTTCAAAGTAAAAATACAAACATTTCATTTATTTTAGTAAAAGCGGTTGATGTTGCTACTTATGTAGAACATGGAGTAGCTGATATTGGGATCGTTGGAAAAGATATTTTAATGGAAAATGAAAAAGATATATATGAAATGTTGGATTTAGGAGTGGGTATGTGTAAATTTTGTGTCGCTTCTATTCCTACGTATAATCCGAAGAGTTACCGAAAGAAACGAATTGCTACGAAATATCCACACATCACTTCCAATTATTTTCACGAAAAGGGAGAAGATGTAGAAATCATAAAAATAGAAGGTTCTGTAGAAATTGCTCCGCTTCTTGGATTAGTAGATGCGATTGTTGATATTGTTGAAACAGGAAAAACACTACAAGAGAATGGGCTCATTGTATTTGAGGAAATGTATTCTATATCCGCTCGAATGATTGTAAATAAGGCAGCTTTAAAAACTAAAAAAGACGAAATATTCAGTATTATAAATGTGATGGAGCAAGAAATTTTATCAGGGAAATAG
- the leuB gene encoding 3-isopropylmalate dehydrogenase, which translates to MEKRIVCLAGDGVGPEIMESAKEVLHMVERLYGHHFHLQDEHFGGVAIDLTGQPLPQRTLAACLASDAVLLGAVGGPRWDGAKERPEKGLLALRKGLGVFANVRPVTVESSTSHLSPLKNADEIDFVVVRELTGGIYFSYPKERTEEVATDTLTYHRHEIERIVSYAFQLASKRSKKVTSIDKANVLESSKLWRTVTEEVALRYPHVELEHILVDAAAMELIRNPKRFDVIVTENLFGDILSDEASVLAGSLGMLPSASHAENGPSLYEPIHGSAPDIAGKNKVNPIAMMRSVAMMLGQSFGLTREGYAIEEAISAVLQSGKCTVDIGGDETTTSFTKAVVQEMEEQALVGRGR; encoded by the coding sequence TTGGAAAAACGTATCGTTTGTTTAGCTGGTGATGGTGTCGGCCCGGAAATTATGGAAAGTGCAAAGGAAGTATTGCATATGGTAGAGAGACTATATGGGCATCATTTTCATTTGCAAGATGAGCACTTTGGTGGTGTTGCTATTGATTTAACGGGGCAACCATTACCACAGCGAACACTTGCCGCTTGTTTAGCGAGTGATGCGGTTTTACTTGGGGCAGTTGGTGGACCTCGTTGGGATGGTGCGAAAGAAAGACCGGAGAAAGGATTATTAGCTTTAAGAAAAGGACTTGGTGTATTTGCGAATGTTCGCCCTGTAACGGTAGAAAGCTCAACTTCGCATTTATCCCCATTAAAAAATGCTGATGAAATTGACTTCGTTGTCGTTCGTGAATTAACAGGTGGTATTTATTTTTCTTATCCGAAAGAGCGAACGGAAGAAGTCGCAACGGATACACTTACGTATCATCGTCATGAAATTGAACGTATCGTTTCTTATGCTTTTCAATTAGCGAGTAAGAGATCGAAAAAAGTAACGTCTATTGATAAGGCGAATGTTTTAGAATCTAGTAAATTATGGAGAACTGTTACGGAAGAAGTCGCTCTTCGTTATCCTCATGTTGAGTTAGAGCATATTTTAGTAGATGCAGCTGCTATGGAGTTAATTCGGAACCCAAAGAGATTTGATGTTATCGTAACAGAGAATTTGTTTGGTGATATTTTAAGTGATGAGGCTTCTGTATTAGCAGGGTCATTAGGAATGCTTCCATCAGCGAGTCATGCGGAAAACGGGCCTTCTTTATATGAGCCTATTCACGGTTCAGCACCGGATATTGCAGGGAAAAATAAAGTGAATCCAATTGCGATGATGCGTTCGGTTGCGATGATGCTTGGGCAATCATTTGGATTAACGAGAGAAGGATATGCGATTGAAGAGGCAATTTCTGCAGTTCTTCAATCTGGAAAATGTACAGTTGATATTGGGGGAGATGAGACGACAACTTCATTTACGAAGGCGGTTGTTCAAGAAATGGAAGAGCAGGCACTAGTAGGGAGAGGAAGATAA
- the leuD gene encoding 3-isopropylmalate dehydratase small subunit: MEPFRIHKGTAAVLMNDNIDTDQIIPKQYLKRIERTGFGKYLFDEWRYDNERHENPNFPLNAQERKGASILITGDNFGCGSSREHAPWALADYGFRVIIAGGFADIFYMNCMKNGMLPIVMDKEMREQLATINARDQIEVDLENEVITTNTHRFHFTIEKMWKEKLLNGLDEIAITMQYEQEIEEYERKVALY; the protein is encoded by the coding sequence ATGGAGCCATTTCGTATTCATAAAGGTACTGCCGCAGTACTTATGAATGATAACATTGATACAGATCAAATTATTCCGAAACAATACTTAAAGAGAATTGAAAGGACAGGATTTGGAAAGTATTTATTTGATGAGTGGCGTTACGATAATGAGCGCCATGAAAATCCTAATTTTCCCCTTAATGCACAAGAACGAAAGGGAGCAAGTATATTAATTACAGGTGATAATTTTGGATGCGGTTCTTCAAGAGAGCATGCTCCGTGGGCCCTTGCTGATTATGGTTTCCGCGTTATTATCGCAGGGGGATTTGCAGATATTTTTTATATGAATTGTATGAAGAATGGTATGTTACCGATTGTAATGGATAAAGAGATGCGTGAACAACTTGCTACAATAAATGCGAGAGATCAAATAGAAGTCGATTTAGAGAATGAAGTCATTACTACAAATACGCACAGGTTTCATTTTACAATCGAGAAAATGTGGAAAGAAAAATTATTAAATGGTCTAGATGAAATTGCCATTACGATGCAATATGAACAAGAAATTGAAGAGTATGAAAGAAAAGTAGCTTTATATTAA
- a CDS encoding ATP phosphoribosyltransferase regulatory subunit codes for MTKWKRANPNGTRDYLFEECTLIEEVEQKLRRTFLERGYEEIRTPTIEFYDVFAFQNRPIDEEKMYKFFDEKGRIIVLRPDMTIPLARVIGTQRWDTPLKVTYSGNVFRANESLSGKYNEIVQSGIEIIGIDNVRAEIECVISVMQALQRLKVQSFTIEIGQVELYKCIVKKLSIHDEEERVLRTYIESKNYAALSNFIGEKKLDRCDETVKLLEKLPRLFGNLEVIEEAEKLASSNEMKMAIARVKEIYEAVERLGYGPYISIDLGMIQHLDYYTGIIFKGYIYEIGEEIVSGGRYDELIGNFGEMVSAVGLAVQVNQIIKALQEQQESYEREPIDMMIHYELNRLAEAERLRNLLRKDGKNAQLSLFSNLNDTFQFARNNKIVTVVEARNESLVEYVWKEKWVVQKEGETSCVTFKLR; via the coding sequence ATGACAAAGTGGAAGCGGGCAAATCCGAATGGAACGAGAGATTACTTATTTGAAGAATGTACGTTAATTGAAGAAGTGGAACAAAAATTAAGACGTACATTTTTAGAGAGAGGCTATGAGGAAATAAGGACACCTACAATTGAATTTTATGATGTGTTTGCTTTTCAAAATCGGCCGATAGATGAAGAGAAGATGTATAAATTTTTTGATGAAAAGGGACGGATTATCGTGTTACGTCCAGATATGACGATTCCTTTAGCGAGAGTAATTGGAACGCAAAGGTGGGATACGCCTCTTAAGGTGACATATAGTGGAAATGTATTTCGGGCGAATGAGTCTCTGTCTGGAAAATATAATGAAATTGTACAAAGTGGTATTGAAATTATCGGGATTGATAATGTAAGAGCTGAAATTGAATGTGTGATAAGTGTAATGCAAGCACTACAAAGGTTGAAGGTACAATCTTTTACAATCGAAATTGGGCAGGTAGAGTTATATAAATGTATTGTAAAAAAGCTCTCTATTCATGATGAAGAAGAGAGAGTACTTAGAACGTATATAGAAAGCAAAAATTATGCTGCTCTCTCAAATTTTATCGGAGAAAAGAAATTAGATCGGTGCGATGAAACAGTAAAATTACTTGAGAAATTACCAAGGTTATTTGGGAATTTAGAGGTTATTGAGGAAGCAGAAAAACTCGCCTCAAGTAATGAAATGAAAATGGCCATTGCAAGAGTGAAAGAAATATATGAAGCGGTTGAAAGGCTAGGCTATGGACCTTATATATCCATTGATTTAGGCATGATTCAACATTTGGACTATTATACGGGTATTATTTTCAAAGGGTATATATATGAAATTGGAGAAGAGATTGTTAGTGGTGGAAGATACGATGAGTTAATTGGGAATTTTGGAGAGATGGTGTCAGCGGTTGGCCTCGCGGTGCAAGTAAATCAAATAATCAAGGCACTTCAAGAGCAACAAGAATCTTATGAACGAGAGCCAATAGATATGATGATACATTATGAATTAAATAGATTAGCGGAAGCTGAAAGGTTAAGAAACTTACTTCGAAAGGACGGGAAGAATGCCCAGTTATCTTTATTCTCTAATTTAAACGACACATTTCAATTTGCAAGAAACAATAAAATAGTAACGGTCGTTGAGGCAAGGAATGAATCATTGGTGGAATATGTATGGAAAGAGAAATGGGTCGTTCAGAAAGAAGGGGAGACTTCATGCGTAACATTCAAATTGCGTTAA
- the leuA gene encoding 2-isopropylmalate synthase — MKQILFMDTTLRDGEQSPGVNLNEQEKLQIARQLERLGIHVMEAGFAAASEGDFQSVKRIANTIQNATVMSLARAKESDIRRAYEAVKGAVSPRLHVFLATSDIHMKYKLCMSKEDVLDSIYRSVTLGRSLFPTVQFSAEDATRTSRDFLAEAVEVAIRAGANVINIPDTVGYTNPEEYYSLFKYLQESVPSYEKAIFSCHCHDDLGMAVANSLAAVEGGALQVEGTINGIGERAGNAALEEVAVALHIRKDFYKAEPSMTLKEIKSTSTLVSRLTGMVVPKNKAIVGANAFAHESGIHQDGVLKEVTTYEIIEPALIGESQNLFVLGKHSGRHAFTEKMKELGYEFTNEERDVVFEAFKKLADRKKEITEEDLRALMLGEAAFAAQQYNITQLQVHFVSNSTQCATVVLKDEAGTIYEDAATGSGSIEAIYNAIQRILGLECELADYRIQSITQGQDALAHVHVELKEGTHQVSGFGVAQDVLEASARAYVHAAGKLKSFIALVK; from the coding sequence ATGAAGCAGATTTTGTTCATGGATACGACGCTACGTGATGGCGAACAATCACCAGGAGTGAATTTAAATGAACAAGAGAAATTGCAAATTGCAAGGCAATTAGAGAGACTAGGTATTCATGTCATGGAAGCTGGCTTTGCAGCAGCTTCCGAAGGCGATTTTCAATCGGTAAAGCGCATCGCAAATACCATTCAAAATGCTACAGTTATGAGTTTAGCTAGAGCGAAAGAAAGTGATATTCGAAGAGCATATGAAGCTGTGAAAGGTGCTGTATCTCCTCGTTTACATGTATTTTTAGCTACGAGTGATATTCATATGAAATATAAACTTTGTATGTCAAAAGAAGATGTGTTAGATAGTATTTATCGCTCGGTTACGCTTGGGAGATCTTTATTTCCGACAGTGCAATTTTCTGCAGAAGATGCGACAAGAACATCAAGAGATTTTTTAGCTGAAGCAGTAGAAGTTGCGATACGTGCAGGAGCGAATGTAATCAATATTCCAGACACAGTAGGTTATACGAACCCAGAAGAATACTATTCCTTATTTAAATACTTACAAGAATCCGTTCCTTCATATGAAAAAGCGATTTTCTCTTGTCATTGCCACGATGATCTTGGGATGGCGGTGGCAAATTCGTTAGCTGCGGTTGAAGGTGGAGCACTGCAAGTAGAGGGAACGATTAATGGCATTGGAGAAAGAGCAGGGAATGCTGCACTAGAGGAGGTCGCAGTTGCTCTTCATATTAGAAAAGATTTCTATAAGGCGGAGCCTTCGATGACGCTAAAAGAGATTAAATCGACAAGTACATTAGTAAGTAGGTTAACGGGTATGGTTGTACCGAAAAATAAAGCGATTGTGGGAGCGAATGCTTTCGCTCACGAATCAGGCATTCATCAGGATGGTGTTTTAAAAGAAGTGACAACATATGAAATCATTGAACCAGCACTTATAGGAGAATCTCAAAACCTATTTGTACTTGGCAAACATTCTGGGCGTCACGCATTTACAGAAAAAATGAAAGAACTAGGCTATGAATTTACAAACGAAGAACGCGATGTGGTGTTTGAAGCGTTTAAAAAATTAGCTGATCGTAAAAAGGAAATTACGGAAGAAGATCTACGTGCACTTATGCTTGGTGAAGCAGCTTTTGCAGCGCAGCAATATAACATTACGCAATTGCAAGTACACTTCGTATCGAATAGTACACAGTGTGCGACAGTTGTATTGAAAGATGAGGCGGGAACTATATACGAAGATGCAGCGACTGGTTCTGGAAGTATTGAAGCAATATACAATGCAATCCAAAGAATTTTAGGATTAGAATGTGAATTGGCAGATTATCGCATACAATCTATTACACAAGGTCAAGACGCACTTGCTCATGTTCATGTTGAATTAAAAGAAGGAACGCATCAAGTATCAGGTTTTGGTGTTGCGCAAGACGTATTGGAAGCATCGGCGAGAGCATATGTTCATGCAGCTGGAAAATTGAAATCGTTTATAGCGCTTGTAAAATAA
- the leuC gene encoding 3-isopropylmalate dehydratase large subunit: protein MGKRLLDKLWERHVVTTNENGLDLLYIDLHLIHEVTSPQAFEGLRLANRIVRRPELTFATMDHNIPTKDIWNITDRIAKQQLDTLRENCKQFEVRLADIGDEEQGIVHVIGPELGLTQPGKTIVCGDSHTATHGAFGALAFGIGTSEVEHVLATQTLWQRKPKAMGIELTGKLPKGVYAKDIILHLLSKYGVAVGTGYVMEFYGETIRDMGMEERMTLCNMAIEGGAKAGIIAPDEKTFSYVKGRKYAPKDYESFTEKCSELYTDSDAIYDLHISIDVTSLAPYVTWGTNPSMGVPIDEKLPEKHNENDERAFSYMGLSPGQSTFEIPVKHVFIGSCTNSRLSDLEIAASVVKGKKVKEGVRALVVPGSKSVRERAMQKGLHHIFEEAGFEWREPGCSMCLGMNPDQVPEGEHCASTSNRNFEGRQGKGARTHLVSPAMAAAAALYGHFVDIRKESYDGAISYS from the coding sequence ATGGGGAAAAGGTTGCTAGATAAACTTTGGGAAAGACATGTAGTTACAACAAATGAAAATGGATTGGATTTATTATATATCGATCTTCATCTTATTCATGAAGTAACTTCACCGCAAGCCTTTGAAGGCTTGCGGCTTGCAAATCGAATTGTTCGGAGACCGGAATTAACGTTTGCAACGATGGATCATAATATTCCAACGAAAGATATTTGGAATATCACCGATCGCATTGCGAAGCAGCAATTGGATACACTTCGTGAAAATTGTAAACAATTTGAGGTGCGATTAGCTGATATTGGTGATGAAGAGCAAGGAATCGTTCATGTTATCGGGCCGGAACTTGGACTCACACAACCAGGGAAAACGATTGTTTGTGGTGATAGCCATACAGCAACTCACGGTGCTTTCGGTGCGCTAGCGTTTGGTATTGGTACGAGTGAAGTAGAACATGTATTAGCAACTCAAACGTTGTGGCAACGAAAACCGAAAGCGATGGGGATTGAATTAACAGGAAAGTTACCGAAAGGCGTTTATGCAAAGGATATTATTTTACATCTTCTCTCAAAGTACGGTGTAGCGGTTGGGACTGGGTATGTAATGGAATTCTACGGAGAGACGATTCGTGATATGGGAATGGAGGAGAGAATGACACTTTGTAATATGGCAATTGAAGGAGGAGCGAAAGCAGGCATTATTGCACCGGATGAAAAAACATTTTCTTATGTAAAAGGGCGTAAATATGCACCAAAAGACTATGAATCTTTCACGGAAAAATGTTCGGAGCTTTATACGGATTCAGATGCGATTTATGATTTACATATTTCAATAGATGTTACGAGTCTAGCTCCATACGTAACTTGGGGAACAAATCCTAGTATGGGTGTTCCTATTGATGAAAAGTTACCAGAAAAGCATAACGAAAATGATGAAAGAGCATTTTCATATATGGGATTGAGTCCTGGACAAAGTACGTTTGAAATTCCTGTTAAGCATGTCTTTATTGGTTCTTGTACAAATTCACGTTTATCTGACTTAGAAATTGCTGCATCCGTTGTAAAAGGGAAAAAGGTAAAAGAAGGTGTGCGGGCACTCGTTGTACCAGGATCAAAAAGTGTGAGAGAGCGGGCAATGCAAAAAGGCTTACATCACATATTTGAAGAAGCGGGGTTTGAATGGAGAGAGCCTGGATGCTCAATGTGCCTTGGGATGAATCCAGATCAAGTACCTGAAGGAGAACATTGTGCGTCTACTTCAAATCGTAATTTTGAAGGAAGGCAAGGGAAAGGGGCAAGAACACATTTAGTAAGTCCAGCTATGGCAGCAGCTGCTGCATTATATGGGCATTTTGTTGATATTAGAAAGGAGAGTTACGATGGAGCCATTTCGTATTCATAA